The sequence GCCACGGCCGGCTGAATGTTGCCCATCCGTGAATGGATGCGGTTCGTCTCGCTCCACTTTTTGGTTTTCGGATCGAAGCGAAGAAACAGCGACGTGCTGTCGGCGCCGACCTTCTCCTGGTCGAAGCCGGTTTCGTGGTAGATGGGCAGCAAGTAATCGCCATCGGCCAACACGATCGGCCGGCCGCGGACCATCATTCCCTCTTCCAGGGCGACCATGAACGAGTCGCTCCAGGTGTTCGCCCCGTCGTGCGATACCTTCCCCTTGATGCGAGACGTGCTCCACGTATCGCCGAAGCGGCACACATAGAAGAGCCACACCAACCCATCGGGCGCCTGCCAGATGACGGCGTTACCGTCGGAGTGAAACGGCGTATCGGCGATAATCTGCGGCGCCGACCATTTGGTCTCACCCGCCTTGCGCCGCATGCCGTAGCAGGCAGTCTGCTCGGCGTATTCCCCGTCGCCGCCGTAATAGGCGATGTACAAATCACCGTTCGCCAGCTCCTCGATCGAGGCGGGATGCTTGTACTTGCCAGGAAATTCGGGGCCGATCACGCGCTCGATGACTACGTCGTCGTCGGCCGCCCACGATGGGGCGGAAATCATAGACAAACCGATGATGATCGCCACGGTGAAGCGCCAAAGAATTGTCATGGGAAGGCTTTCGGAATGAGTTCGGGGGCGGGAATCGGGCGAGGGGCTCAAGAACGCTCCGCTCGCGGCAATGCTCCACGATTGTAATCCGCGTACGGGCCCACCGGCAGGCCCGTCGCCGCTGGCGGCTTTTCCCGCGCGCCCGGCGGTTAATCGTCTACAAACGCGCGAACCACGGCTGACCTTTCTGATTCACGAATCACTGGATACCTTAAGGCAACAAGCCCCCACTCGCCGGCTTGAACGGCGAACATTCTCGCAGCCCCCAGTCCCCATGACCGACTTATTGCGACAAG comes from Pirellulales bacterium and encodes:
- a CDS encoding sialidase family protein: MTILWRFTVAIIIGLSMISAPSWAADDDVVIERVIGPEFPGKYKHPASIEELANGDLYIAYYGGDGEYAEQTACYGMRRKAGETKWSAPQIIADTPFHSDGNAVIWQAPDGLVWLFYVCRFGDTWSTSRIKGKVSHDGANTWSDSFMVALEEGMMVRGRPIVLADGDYLLPIYHETGFDQEKVGADSTSLFLRFDPKTKKWSETNRIHSRMGNIQPAVAQIDDKRLIAYCRRGGSYEPIKDGYVVRSESHDGGHTWSEGQDSQFPNPNAAVDFLRLRNGHLLLVFNDSMDDRTPLTVAISTDVDKTYPYRRNIATGKDSFGYPYVIQGKDGKIHLVYTSQARSVINHAVFDEAAIMKK